ATGCCGAGCTTCAGTCAAGTTGGATTCCGATGGGCGTATAATGTTTCTCAAGGAAACTCATAATCATTCGCCATCCGAGTATTATGCGCCGAGTGTTGTTAATCTTATATCGAATAAATGAACATTTTAAAGCTAGAACCTTGAAATTGATCGCAATGTTTATATCTTAGACTTATTTTTGTTCATAAAAAAGCTTTAGTACCTTATATGTTTCAAAATTCGCAATTATTAGTATATTTGATTATTTCGCTTCCTTTGGTTTAGTGAAAATATACTTTTATGAAAGTATCTAGAACAAAGACGTAATAGAATGAGATGAGATACAATACTTatgtatgtgaaacgtgagacgTGGATAGAAAGAgctatatttattatatgaagTTGTTTTGACATGAATGCTGGACGCAATTACCTATACTTCATCAATTTATTAAACGTGGTAATTAATCATATGTGTTGTTTTAACATCTTTTCATTCCTTTTTAGTTCAGTTCATAAgtcgaattaaaaataaatcttttgAATGCTGTAATAAATATTAGTTACTTCAAAATTTGTGGTAAGACAAATTCAAAAAGCGTAACATGTTCTAGCGAAGACATGCTGAAAAATTCAAGTTAATAACTTTAAATTCGATGCTACAGCTTAGATTTAAAGTCCACATCTTCTTTAATCATGATATGAAGTTATTTCAGATGACCTGGCCTACAGCTTCGTGCCAAACACCCGCGGCAAAGTCCCACTTCTGATGCTGAACGGTTTCACATACTCCTTTAAGGAAGTATCCAAGCGGTACTACTGCTCAAAACTTACCCGGTCAAAATGTAAGGCCAGTGTGAAGTTAGATGAAGATGGAAGGATTGTTCTGTTGAAGGATGAGCATAACCATCCACCACCAATGTATGCTATTGCACTCGAGAAGCTTTCTAGGAACAGTCCATGCGCTAcgccggaaataaaataatttgttataaCGATATTGTCTAGTGAAAcggatataaaatattattatggttATAGTATTACGTATGAAATACAGCTGTTTTTGGCAAGAATATAAATGCACTATTACAAATAGACAagcacttttattatttttaaatgtagatgataacaaaacatattttatagtaATACTGTTGTTTGTTATATGATTTATAAGTAtaaatacacggtggctaaaatataaggttttgggattatactgagcaacttttactatcgcgaaaaaaaattgactgtttcttacattttggctggtccattttctacgggaggatatttttttttcgcgatttcgtaattggtcccatagtaaaagttgctcaatataactATCAAAACCTGACTgataacgggaatgcacttatttttatcaATCTCACGTAATTATTCATTTTTTAATTCGTTGTTAACGTCTTTTAATCGAAATCTCATTAATTTCGATTATAAGACgttcataggtacaataaaggtacttacttacttacttactgaccagagcgcgacgacccgaagtggatcttggcctccgacaccaaagaccgccatgctactctgtccaaagccgtttctgtccagtcgacggcgccgagttcgctgaggtctttctgcacttcgtctctccagcggtacctaggacGCCCTAGGTACAATAAAGGTGAATGAATAAATATACGcacatttttgacatatttcatttattacaGGATTAACATACACAATGATACCGAATCCTCGAGGAAGACCGCTTCTAATGGTCAACAACTATACGTTTTCGAAATATAGCAATCTTACGTATCATTGTTCCAAATATCCTTCTCTCAAGTGTAAAGCTACTGTCAAGATGGTTGATGGAATTATCAAGTCGCAAAAGGGCGACCATAACCATCCGCCACCCAAGTATATGATAAGTGAAGGTGTTTATATAAAATTGTGAATACTGTCAGAATAATGTCATTAAGCTTTGCATACTTAAAGGGAAATAAGGAGGTGTATTCTGATTTTATTAATAAccgttatgaatttgatctttATTTGTTATGGAAATGATATGGGATTGTCGAAAAGAGAAACTTCTTCAGAATAATGTCATTAAACTTTGCATTTGTAAATATagcataggtacttaaaatgaaatgaggaggcgtattctgattgtaataataggtaattaattagatcttaatttgttatggatatgatctgtcattGTCGAAAACtgatatttcttcaaccagtaacgtcacttttgacaatgacagatcatatccataacaaatccaaaaCAAATTCATAATCTGTTATCAGAATGGGCCTCATAGTGGCATTATCTGTATCAAAATGTAAacaatcaataaatattttttcagcattactgttttttatttgtaacgccAGAGATGTTTTAAGTCTGGGGAGACTGACGCAGTAGAATTTGATATTCGTTTCTGTTTTCCTTCGTTGTTTGCATTATCTTGACAAGAAATATATTTCGTTATTAGTTACTAGTGTAAAGAATATACACTGGCAAATAAAACCGAACGCCTTAGtgttaagtacctacctttAAAGGAAGAAAAAGGAAATTCACAGTGACATTTTAGTACATGacatactaaaattattttaaacgggtcactcacgtatcatcatcatcatcatcatcatcataatcatatcagccttctatcgcccactgctgagcataggcctctcctcgagtacaccacttatcccggtcctgagccaatctcatccagaagtgacccgcagtcttccgaatgtcgtaaCTCACGtatcacgtattattaagttgaATAATATCTAGtcgaataatttaaatatctttgactctcacgggagttttatagttgaaATTACATGACATACTGCAATTTTCTGCACACTTGATTTCAGAACTTCCTTATAAGATGATAGAGACACACCGTGGAAAATTCCTAATGATGTTCAACGGCTACACGTTTTCTAGATACCACAAATATATGTATTACTGCTCCAAATATTCGACGCAAAAATGCGCTGCTTGTGTTAAATTGAATGATAGAGGACAAATAGTTTTGCTCCGGGAAGACCACAACCATCCAGCTCCAAACTATTCGGTTACTAGGGATGGAATGTATGTGAAGCTTTAGTCCGTTGAATTCATTTATCTTGGTTGTTAATTTTTCCTTCAATATTGTTAATTGTATTAAACAATTGGTATATTTCGaatttttcgtttttttcgCTGAATTTTTCATTATCTTTTCATGTTATTTTCTTATTCTTTGTCACTCGGTATGAGGATTGGCCGTATTTTAATGTTGAATGAACTAATGATCTGCTTCACCCATTAAGCGCTATTCACGCAACACAAGTCGTTACCCCTCTACCAATAATTTTCTTTACACAAAGGAAAAACTGTGTTCCACCGAAGCATAATAGTAGCTTAACAGTAAATTAGTGTTCATTAGTGATTCTATCTATATAGTGAAATCATCCCGGAATCTGCAATATATTAATGTAGGGTTGAATTGGTAAGTGCATGACCCGTATGTGCTCTGTGTAAGTGTTTAATTTATGaagatataaatttaaattgtaatttaaaaaaatcattatatgtataactaaCTTTCATTTCAGAACTTTCATGCAAGATGATAACGTCATCTCGAGGGAAGTCTTTACTCTTGATCAACGACAAATTTACATTTTCTAAATATAGCAGTAACTTGTACTACTGTTCAAAATACTCGGATCCGAAATTCCGTTGCAAGGCATGTATCAAACAAGAAGAAAATGGAAGAATGGTACTACTTAGAGGGGATCATAATCATGATGctttgaaatataatattgCGGGTGACGGAAAGTATTACTTTTACTCTGCTGTGGTAAAGCAGTTTCCTTAAATCCTGTGTAGCGGGGTGGCACAACATGTGACGGGTTTGCTACCCGTCTCTTTGTAATTAAGTCTGAGTTTTTAACTGAACGATATAAATTTAGCGAAGCGACTAATGATTTTCCAAGACATAGTGAAAGTGATGAATCGTGACTCATTTCATAATgaataaattcaattcaattcaattatttatttcaggcaaatgcccatataatttgttagtaatacaattaaattaatcttaatatgctaatgttagtaaacacacattaaattacaaataaaaatatatatcacatttaactatttacataatgaagactgccacattccaaacactactGCTGTACATGCAACAGCATCCAGTGGTGTTGGAACGGGCAGTCTAGCCTCTCGGCCAGCACATGCAACAGACTGTTGGAGCTACCGCGCAACCTCCGCATCAGTGAGGCAGTACGCTTACGCATTATGGCCTGGAATCCATCAGTtcgagcctccgcaaacatacctgACGCACTGCAGAAGCGCGGCAGACCCAACAGTACCCTAAacccattattatattgtactctCAGGGTGTTGAGAGTACTCTGCGTATATcttacccacaggctgcacgtgtagaagcTCTGGCAGTAGGCCTTAAACAATGTTATTTTGACTTCTTTTGTACAccgtgcaaacctgcgggcaaGCATATTACAACGCACAGCCATGGAGCGTCTCTCCCTTTTCACGTCTGTGCCATCTGACAGGTCCGCAGTCACCCAATGGCCCAAGTATTTGAACTCTGACACTTGTTTGAGTTCACTGCCGTACAAGTAGACGGGGGGTACTGTCCCAACAGTACCACCACGCGGCTTAAAAACAAGGAGCTCGCTCTTGGTTATATTACACTTGAGCCCATGTGCAACTGCGTACCTCTCACATATCCCGAGCAGCTTTCTAAGTGCACTAATCGATGGactcagcaacaccatgtcaTCAGCATAACTGATGTTATTGAAGCTTACGCCATCAATTGAACAACCGACCTTGGCATTGCTGAGCTCACCGATTAATCCGTTCACATATAGGTTGAACAGCTTTGGCGAGGTTAACCCCCCTGACGAACACCGCAATTCAACCTATATGCGTCAGATAACTCTCCTGCCCATCTAACACAGTTTGTTTGGTTGGCATACCAAAACTTAAAAAGTTGTACTATTTCAGACGGCAGATCTGTCTCACGGTCACGACGCAACTTGTGCCACAACACTTCATACGAGACCATATCGAAAGCCTTCGTTAAATCTAAGAAACACGCATAGACCGGCGTTTTTCTATCCGTGTAGTACCGAACGGCGCGCTTGAGGCACAGCACAGCGGTTCCGTCGATAGCCCGGGTTTGAAACCGAACTGAGCATCGTGGAGCTTCAGGTGCTTAGTTAAAAGACCATCAAGCAAGCCGTCCAGCACTTTGGCAACAGTGGTGGCTAACGATATAGGTCTGTAGTTGCCTCTGTCAGACAAATCCCCCGTCTTATTCTTCACAAGTGCGACAACTATAGTGCGCATGAGGTCCCCAGGCAGATACGCATGTATCAGACAAATGTTGAACAGCAGACCTAAAACCCTAGGCAGATGAATCCCCGCATGTTGAAGGTGCTCGATGCTCAAGCCGTCATGACCCGGTGATTTACCTCTGGTCATGTTCTTAATCACTGCCGCAACATCACTCGCAGTAAAAAGGTGAAGGTAACGACTTTGGCTACCAGGAGCGGCATGAGCATCGCGCACCTCCCCAGGCGACAGCACCGCTGGTACAACCTTAAAGTGTTTAGCAAACATTTGTGCTATTGCCTTCGACTCGCTCACGCCACCGACGCTAATGGGAAGACTTGATTTGGGACTCAGCTTAGCAGTCTCCTTCCAAAAAcccttgaaatttttagatgcATGACGTGATGCTAGGATGTCCATCTTAATTTGTTCCTGGTTTACTTGACACCATTTAAGGCGAGCTTTAAACCGTTTACGCTTTTCACACATCATGTCATAACAAGGACCTTCAGATGGCTTACCTTGCATCACCCACGCCTGAAAATAAAGCCTAGCCTCACCATGAGCGTCCCTGACGTGCTTGTTCCACCCGATGACCCGCTGCTGCGGCCGTCGTTTTACCTTGGCTGTCCGTTCCGCTGCCCCACACAAAATATCTATAACTTTGTGATACAACGAATCTATTAATTTAATATGCTCTAAGTCAGAACACATACCATGGCTACATTGTATAAGCTGCTCGGGCATATCAATACTTTTTAGGCGCTCATTACATAAGGTCATGTATTCATCAATCTGTGGGCCCTCTCTCACACCCCAAAAAACCAATTGTGCCCCTTGGCTTACAACCTGTTATTTTATAAAGGTAGGTAGCACTGACCTAATATAATGGTGTTTTGTCTGTTCTTGGATGGTGTGTTTTTGTGTCCTTCGACTTCTATTTTATCtatgatatttaatatatattttgttttagttcCTTAATTAGTCTGACGTTTTGTGCCTCAAATGCCATACAGTCTAcgaataaaattcaatttattgTAAGAATTGTTTTGATTGCATAATTTACTTTAGCCATCGTTACCCTTTTAcgctaatatttattaaacgaGACTTACGACAAAACGCAAATAGAGTCGAACCATGATAACTCTGTATGGCGttgatgtcaaatttctataaaaatatgatgtttataGTTACACTCTCTCACTTTATTCTAATTatatcggtgcaaagttagcttagacgtgCTCTAATGACCCTGTTCCAAATCTTATTTTCTGTCCAGGTTTGACATACACGATGGTAGAACGAGGCACGGGGCGTCCTCTGATGGTGGTAAATGGTTTCACATTCTCAAAGTACAGCAAGAATACTTACCGTTGCTCCAAGTACTGCAGGAAACGTTGTCAAGCGCTGGTTAAGTTGGAAAAAGATGGTAGAATATCGCAGGCCGTGGGGGAACATAACCACTTACCACCAGAACAGGTTTTTATGATGCAGTATAACGGACTTCAATATGTTAAAGCACAATATTCTTAGGCAGTGCTTTTGATACGAATTATGGTGTTTAATGGTTTCACGTTCTTAAAGAAGCTTAAGAACACTTACCGTTTGTCGAAGTATGTAAGGAAACGTTGTCAAGCGGTGGTTAAGTTGAGAGAATATAGTAATACTGCGCTAgtattggaagtaaaaaaaacaagGTACCCTCAAGCTTTGGTTAATTTAAGACTggggttttgaatgattcacggttagtttcactagacttatattgaaataatacaaacaatacaaataatacaaaaggtaatcacggtctatatcccggtcaatataagcctaATTTAAGACTGAGTAGGCCCTCAGCACACGAGGCGTAGGCGTGACTGAGCGTCGCGTCTCCGTGGCGTGTTACGAGAGGCGTAGAGTTCTGGGAACCATACGTCGCGTGATCGTTCGGTTTGCATTCAAAGTCTTCACGCTTACGCCACGCCTACGCCTGCCGTCTTGACGGCAGAGATCTCACGCTACGCTATGACTACGCTTTGTGTGCGTACTTGTTTGAACTTGTACGTGTTCGTTGCGTTCTCGTTCTACGCGACGCTCACGCCTACGCCTCGTGTTTTGAAGGCCTAAAATTAACcctaactttttatttattattatctatttattgtgtaatgttaatagaaaaaaatatagttgtTTTTGTTGCACGTATATATTGTTTCTGTCCGTGACTGTTAGGAATATTTTCCTATTAGAATATTGAAACTACAACATTGATATTGATGTTAAGATTATATAATTTCTATCCCCAGATGTAAGGAATGTGCATTATTTCAGACGTACAATACAAGATAATTCCGAACAGCAGAGGACGGCCCCtcatagtggttaacggctttACATTCTCGAAAAAGAGTAAGAACTCCTATCGTTGCTCGAGGTACAACACCATCAAATGCAGAGCCGGTTTTCAAATGAATGCCGAGCAGAAAATCATCAAGTTTACTGAAGACCACAATCACAAACCTCCTCCTTACGAGTATGTCGGCGCGTCTAGGATAGACATGAAAGTCGAATTATTACTTGAATAAATTACGGCAAGCGGGAGGTTTACCTACCCAATGTCATGGTAGAAGAGTTTTTTCAGTGAACTATATAAGCGGTCGCCTGCCGCAGTTGTCAAGCTTTTCATTAGCAAATTCTATCTCTATCTCTGTCTCTATTTCTAATTTATATTTCAAGTATCCTTTACTTAGTTAAAATGTATACGTGTATAACTATAAAAATACAGAGTAGGTTGCACTACAGTGTGCAGAATATATATCTGACCCCAAATGCAATAATAGCCAATAAAATCACTTTcagtttgtaatttacattttaacacCTCACAGGGTATACTTATGTATACTTTATTACTTTAAATATAACACCATGAAATATAAACAGATAAAccatcacgagctctttcgatcctaatttAAAAGTGTCCATACAATTATAGGTGCGTCGAGTTCACGAACATCTATACTATACAAGCCAACGTTGCACATGAccaagttcgcaaattgcgggcatttttctctgtcactctaattacgccttcattggagtaaaagagaaagatccccgcaatttgcgaatgtCGGTTTTCGCGATAGCCGACAGGGCCTTTGTCAACGTTGGCTTGTAAGATGTCTGTAAACTCCAGTCCACTGTAACGTCTTACATCGATTTCATTACAATGcgctattaaaatatttcatttatttttattttttcaggtTTTCCTGAATACACTACGGTTCCAAATAGTCGAGGACAACCTCTACTGATGGTTAATCAGTATACGTTTTCAAGGCACACGAGAAATTACTACCGTTGCTCTAAATACGTTACCATTAAGTGTCCGGGTCATATCAAACTGGACCCTAATATGAAAATTGTAGCGTTAAACGAAGAACATAACCATCAACCGCCTCTTTATGTTCAAACTTCATCAGGGTTGCATCGATTGCATATGTAGGGTTTTTTATATTAGAAAACTATTTCACGAGGTTTGGAAAGTTGAACTACAGCatgtaatagtagtttatgcaactgatacataatgagaagcCATAAAACACAAGtatggttttatgaaacgagcgtcaGCGAGTTTCCTAATAGATTCACACGAGTGTTTTCAGGCTTAATTAtatacagttgcatacactactttatctacacacacatcgtaagtactctaagatgggttcagaagccgtagggaaatgacctgcattgctactagtgctacctgtaaaatatgtatagactatagatattaaaataatccgaatttttttttttacaaatacagaaacaaactactaatattttcaactaaaatgtaaattacaaacaatgtTTCACAATTCTACattcgtaacagcaaaaaaccaacaaacaaatgacaacagtaatggcggcaattcgatcctccgtcaagacgatttttttttaattatagacGACACGAATGAAatccctattctcatgtcactgGAGATCAAATGTCGGgcgatttatattaaaaaatgatactgaattgacgtttcgtgTCGATAACTGTTTcaatatctatggatactagaatagagaccTACTTGAGTTtcgacagctgttccaaatttaaactcataaccttacaaaaatctatattgTAATAacccgaagacaatattattaaagtacacattttacctactaccacataTAAGAACGTTCttatagtaaaattggttgtataGTAAAATAATGCttgtcatttcctacggtttctgaacgtaTTTTAGAGCatgatatgtgcgtagataaaacaaataacgaaagcttcgtttttttttaattttatgccctggaccTTTAAGCcaagtctttatttttattacactgcACTACTATTAAAGTTTTAACACTgtgtttttaatgtatttgtaaatTGGTTGATACGTTTGAATGTGTTAAAAAGCGATCGGTGTGACGTGTAACCCGCCCTTAAGAttaaggtattaaaaaaacaatatctcattgttagatttttttatttttaaggcagtaaaataattttacaaatatatattttgttttttattatattatattttaatacacattgttttttttttttgatgattgTATCtacaattttgtaatttttaattaattccgttcaaaatatattttagaatctCACTACTAcgagtaattaaaataaaattcagacATGTAATACAtgaaattaggtacctacacttttGTTCTCTTTAATTGTTCACAACATGTTCCTATCTTATGGCTAAGGCTTTAAGGGCGTCGGTATTGCTTGCCATCAGGCGTTCAGGCGATTCATCTGCTCATTTACATcctatgtcataaaaaaaacttgctgccgggctagcacatgattggcgcgagagtatctctccgcgacatagactacccttccccctttaattcatccagttagtaaaagacgggtagtctatctcgcggcgagatactgtcgcgtgctcggcctactgtgtTTGTATGTGTTGCGTCTATATAATTTAGCTGTTTGCGcagtttagatttttttactaatattgATGCTATTGTTTTTTCAATCTGTATAATAATGCCACATTTCAGTCTCGGAATACAAGATAATTCCAAACAGACGGCGTGGACGGCCTCTCATAATGATCAATGGCTTCACGTTTTCAAAGAAGAGCAAAAACGTCTATCGTTGCTCCAAGTACAATACCACTAGATGCCCAGCTAGCGTCTATTTGAATGCTGACCTGATTGTAACTGGTTTGAGTGAAGATCATAATCACCAGCCTCCTAAATATGTGTCATCATCTTCCTGGCGATATCCTGGATTTGTGCCGCGGCTCATGTAAGCCTGGgctccgcttggcaactaattccaaaAATTGTCGTAGTTTTTCCGAAAGCGGCTGAAATGTGACTTTCCAACCCACAGAGGAAACCAGGCCTGATTCGGATTAgtacggtttcctcacgatgttttccttcgccgaaaagcaactggtaaataccAAATCGCTTTTCTATGAAGGAAaacatgtatatgtatatgcctCCTTAACATGTGTATGTTTCTGAAATGTTTATGAAAGTCAAAGTCAGAAGAAGACTACAGACGTAGAGATACCAAAGTTTGCCtttatacaaatttaaattatatttaattattaattggtTTTGTACAGTAGTTTTTATTTCCTCTCCTATGGCATCAGGTAAACTTTTCGGTTTAGGCTGGTGCAGTGAAAATTTTTCACCCGATATATCTAAGGCTCAATTACGCGTTAATACCTTTATTTGTTGCATGCAATAAGTCCCATTTAGTTGAAATAATGTGCGAAAATCATGAATGTTTAAATCAATATCTAGATTCAACTTGAAGCATGTTTCACAATGTTAACACTGACACCTAAAACTGACAATCTTCTATCCATTTCTGTGTCGATAAGTAACGACGGTACCTGGAGTCGATCTTTACTTGTTGGACCAGCAATGTGCGGCGAATCAGGAATGTTACATGTTGCACAAATATGCACACCCTTATACTCCTTTTTTGTAGCGTACTATTTTTACTATATTAATCTTataaaatgattttataaaCTTATGATGCGTAAGCATTCCTAAATTGTTCGTTTCTTTTCAGATTTTCTTCTGCCGATAACAGCAGATTTTGCCCAGTCGATTGACGCAGAGTTTCCTCAGACAAACTCAGATTTTCCTCCTTACAAAATGATAACCACACAATCAGGAACATCCCTTGTAATGGTGGAAGACTACACATTTTCGAAACACAAATATAATAGCTACCGTTGTTCTAAATATACATCGAGTAGATGCAGGGCGTCCGTGAGATTTGATAACTTGGGTAACATTAAGTCATACCATGGAGAGCATAACCATGAGCCTCCGACGTACGTGACGTCGCATGGgaaatatttgaaaattaacTCTTAAAGTGTACTATGTGGCTCGGAGCCTGGCCGAATTTTAGGGGCAGTGAGCTTATAAAACTTTTAGCTGTTGGAGGAAAATGCTATTTGAGTGGCGATCATTGTAGGAAAAAACAATGCAGACTCcctataagtttttttaaaacttGGGGCCTTGGGGGGCGAACTGTTCTTCTATGTACGGCTAAATGATAAAACGAGTATGAAGTGATGCTATTTTGACCACGAAGCAATACCcattgaaaaaaattgtttacccTTAAGGTCAGCCAGGGAAATTACAACTATGGGCCAAATGTAGTTGCTCTAAAAATACAAGAATTGAGTCGGATCTAGAGACCACCCACTTTCATGGCACACTTTCTCTAGTCACCCATGGCTCTAGCTTTACAGGCTGACTTCTTGTCTTTTTAGA
The sequence above is drawn from the Cydia strobilella chromosome 2, ilCydStro3.1, whole genome shotgun sequence genome and encodes:
- the LOC134749285 gene encoding uncharacterized protein LOC134749285 → CHISVSEYKIIPNRRRGRPLIMINGFTFSKKSKNVYRCSKYNTTRCPASVYLNADLIVTGLSEDHNHQPPKYVSSSSWRYPGFVPRLINDDFLLPITADFAQSIDAEFPQTNSDFPPYKMITTQSGTSLVMVEDYTFSKHKYNSYRCSKYTSSRCRASVRFDNLGNIKSYHGEHNHEPPTYVTSHGKYLKINS